One window of the Rhodococcus sovatensis genome contains the following:
- a CDS encoding DinB family protein: protein MKPTGSQQNSAPLTDQPGRRSPRRRRDAPPPSTGASEKEVLMGFLNYLRDCVADKLLDLDESAARTAMVPSGTNLLGLVNHLTAVERSTFLGEHIQNWKKTFNAPTSMSVDAVVSDYRETVRRANELIDQCQDLSGPAPLRAGRSTGPSMRWALTHMIEETGRHAGHLDILRELADGSTGR, encoded by the coding sequence ATGAAGCCCACCGGATCACAGCAGAACTCCGCGCCTCTGACCGATCAGCCCGGGCGCCGTTCACCGCGCCGACGACGCGATGCTCCGCCGCCGAGCACCGGCGCATCCGAGAAAGAAGTGCTGATGGGGTTCTTGAACTACCTCCGAGACTGTGTGGCCGACAAACTCCTCGACCTGGACGAATCTGCTGCTCGCACAGCCATGGTGCCGTCGGGCACCAACCTGCTCGGACTGGTCAACCACCTCACGGCAGTCGAACGATCAACCTTCCTCGGTGAGCACATCCAGAATTGGAAGAAGACCTTCAACGCCCCGACGTCGATGTCCGTCGATGCTGTCGTGTCCGACTACCGCGAGACCGTGCGCCGCGCCAACGAACTCATCGACCAGTGCCAGGATCTGTCCGGTCCCGCCCCATTGCGCGCAGGCCGAAGTACAGGGCCGTCGATGCGTTGGGCTCTGACACACATGATCGAGGAAACCGGGCGCCACGCCGGGCATCTCGACATCCTGCGCGAACTCGCCGACGGGTCGACCGGGAGGTGA
- a CDS encoding YciI family protein produces the protein MAKYLFLKHYRGAPASANDVPMDQWTPQEIDAHMQYMEDFADKLRATGEFVDSQALGPEGTFVRYDGEGKPPVTDGPFAETKDLIAGWMLIDVDTYARALELAGELSAAPGAGGKPIHEWLEVRPAMGSPTTIED, from the coding sequence ATGGCGAAGTACCTCTTTCTGAAGCACTACCGCGGTGCGCCGGCGTCGGCCAACGATGTTCCGATGGATCAGTGGACCCCGCAGGAGATCGACGCGCACATGCAGTACATGGAGGACTTTGCCGACAAGCTCCGCGCCACAGGCGAGTTCGTCGACAGTCAAGCACTCGGTCCTGAGGGCACGTTCGTCCGCTACGACGGCGAGGGAAAACCGCCTGTCACCGACGGGCCGTTCGCGGAGACCAAAGACCTCATCGCCGGGTGGATGCTCATCGACGTCGATACATACGCCCGGGCGCTCGAACTGGCGGGTGAGCTGTCGGCTGCTCCCGGCGCAGGCGGTAAGCCCATCCACGAGTGGCTGGAGGTGCGTCCGGCGATGGGCTCACCCACAACAATCGAAGACTGA
- a CDS encoding RNA polymerase sigma factor — protein MDEMLLRELTPAVIGVLTRRGLDFASAEDAVQEALIQATRTWTDDMPSDPKGWLVTVAWRKFLDGHRSEEARREREFRTWAEPPPGPTENADDTLQLFFLCAHPLLSPSSAVALTLRAVAGLTTKQIAEAYLVPESTMAQRISRAKRAVRDVRFEEHGDLSTVRRVLYLVFNEGYTGDVDLASEAIRLTRQLAVLSADEETAGLLALMLLHQARRSARTRPDGSLIPLAEQDRSRWDTTLVAEGVDILQAALARDRLGEFQVHAAIAALHADAQPVEETDWVQIVSWYDELVRITGSAVVQLNRAVAVGEADGAAAGLAALASVDRSVPRYAAAAAHLHEKAGDSQTAAELYVEAARLASSLAERHHLTLCAARIGQHRPGITES, from the coding sequence ATGGACGAAATGCTGCTTCGGGAGCTCACACCTGCGGTAATCGGCGTCCTCACCCGTCGCGGTCTCGACTTCGCGTCGGCTGAGGACGCCGTGCAGGAAGCGTTGATCCAGGCAACTCGGACGTGGACGGACGACATGCCGTCGGACCCGAAGGGCTGGCTGGTCACCGTCGCGTGGCGAAAGTTCCTCGACGGTCACCGTTCCGAGGAGGCCCGACGCGAGCGTGAGTTCCGCACCTGGGCCGAGCCACCACCGGGGCCGACGGAGAACGCAGACGACACGCTGCAGCTGTTCTTTCTGTGCGCGCATCCCTTGCTGAGCCCGTCGTCGGCGGTCGCGCTGACGTTGCGTGCGGTCGCCGGATTGACCACCAAGCAGATCGCCGAGGCGTATCTCGTCCCGGAATCGACAATGGCTCAGCGAATCAGCCGGGCCAAACGTGCTGTTCGCGATGTGCGGTTCGAGGAGCACGGAGATCTGTCGACTGTGCGACGGGTGTTGTATCTGGTCTTCAACGAGGGCTACACAGGCGATGTCGACCTGGCGTCGGAGGCGATTCGACTTACCAGGCAGCTGGCAGTCCTGAGCGCGGACGAGGAAACCGCAGGTTTGTTGGCGTTGATGTTGCTGCATCAGGCCAGGCGGAGTGCACGGACGCGCCCCGACGGCAGTCTGATCCCGCTGGCCGAGCAGGACCGGTCGCGGTGGGACACCACTCTCGTCGCCGAAGGTGTCGACATCCTGCAGGCAGCGCTTGCACGCGACCGTCTCGGTGAGTTTCAGGTGCATGCCGCGATCGCTGCGCTGCACGCCGACGCACAGCCCGTCGAGGAGACCGACTGGGTGCAGATCGTGAGCTGGTACGACGAGCTGGTTCGGATCACCGGCAGTGCGGTGGTGCAGTTGAATAGGGCGGTCGCGGTGGGGGAAGCCGATGGCGCAGCGGCTGGACTGGCCGCTTTGGCGTCCGTCGATCGTAGCGTCCCGAGGTATGCCGCAGCCGCGGCGCACCTGCATGAGAAAGCGGGTGATTCACAAACCGCGGCAGAGCTTTACGTCGAAGCCGCACGGCTCGCCTCCAGCCTTGCCGAGCGTCACCATCTCACGCTCTGCGCCGCTCGCATCGGTCAGCACAGGCCGGGCATCACCGAGTCGTGA
- a CDS encoding CsbD family protein yields the protein MSFIDKAKNAAEDALGKAKEVVGDVTDNKNLEAEGKKDQGSAGVKKVGENIKDTFK from the coding sequence ATGAGCTTCATCGACAAGGCCAAGAACGCTGCTGAAGACGCACTCGGCAAGGCAAAAGAGGTCGTCGGCGACGTCACCGACAACAAGAACCTCGAAGCCGAGGGCAAGAAGGATCAGGGCTCGGCCGGCGTCAAGAAGGTCGGCGAGAACATCAAGGACACCTTCAAGTAA
- a CDS encoding ATP-binding cassette domain-containing protein produces MNINAIEARGLRKSYGNSLVLDDVDLAVPAGSVTALLGPNGAGKTTTVHILSTLVRPDGGTATVSGCDVVRDPDGVRAAIGLTGQFSAVDSLLTGEENLVLMARLRHLGPRRTKARVAELLEQFDLVEAARRPLATYSGGMKRRLDLAMTLICAPSVIFLDEPTTGLDPRSRQTMWDIVRGLIAEGTTVLLTTQYLAEADGLADRIAVLDGGKVVADGTPDELKRLVPGGHIKIGFTDVFSLDTAAASLLGSTRDEAALALTVPTDGVVSTLRTVLDRLDAQHVEIGDISIHTPNLDDVFFALTDRAHKTGVES; encoded by the coding sequence ATGAACATCAATGCTATCGAAGCCCGTGGGTTGCGAAAGTCCTACGGCAACAGTCTTGTACTCGACGACGTCGACCTGGCAGTCCCGGCAGGGAGCGTCACTGCACTCCTCGGTCCGAACGGGGCTGGAAAGACCACTACCGTCCACATCCTCTCGACCCTCGTTCGGCCGGACGGGGGTACGGCCACGGTCTCGGGGTGTGACGTAGTGCGTGATCCCGACGGAGTTCGGGCCGCCATCGGTCTGACCGGACAGTTCTCGGCGGTGGACAGTCTGCTGACCGGTGAAGAGAATCTCGTCTTGATGGCCAGACTCCGTCATCTCGGGCCGCGACGGACCAAGGCGCGCGTAGCCGAACTGCTCGAGCAATTCGATCTCGTCGAGGCTGCCCGCAGACCGTTGGCCACCTACTCGGGTGGGATGAAACGGCGTCTCGATCTGGCCATGACTCTGATCTGCGCACCCAGCGTGATCTTCCTCGACGAGCCCACCACAGGACTGGATCCGCGCAGCCGCCAGACGATGTGGGACATCGTGCGCGGCCTGATCGCCGAAGGAACCACCGTTCTTCTGACCACTCAGTATCTCGCGGAGGCCGATGGCCTCGCCGATCGTATCGCGGTTCTCGACGGCGGCAAGGTCGTCGCCGACGGCACTCCGGACGAGCTCAAACGACTCGTCCCCGGTGGGCACATCAAGATCGGATTCACCGACGTCTTCTCGCTCGATACAGCCGCCGCTTCACTTCTCGGTTCGACCCGCGACGAAGCAGCTCTCGCCCTCACCGTGCCTACCGATGGGGTGGTGTCGACGCTACGCACAGTGTTGGACCGCCTCGACGCGCAGCATGTCGAGATCGGTGACATCAGCATCCATACCCCGAACCTCGACGACGTGTTCTTCGCACTCACCGATCGAGCGCACAAGACTGGAGTCGAGTCATGA
- a CDS encoding GntR family transcriptional regulator produces MSALNTVSTRDALVDEVRTLILSGEFEPGTPLTETGLSEKFGVARPTVRSALQVLTARHLAVQSEGRSLIVPALDIADVRDLYFVRLPLELECVSAIVERNLTLDEAQAQLSAMEQLPDTADWVRRVEAHTAFHVAIVDAVGSTRLSRVYSTLQDEIQLCLAQIKDSYPQREELTNEHRALLDDLRSGDLERARSQMRAHLGGAVTNFTRHSSS; encoded by the coding sequence ATGAGCGCCCTCAACACCGTGTCGACCCGCGACGCGTTGGTCGACGAAGTTCGAACGCTGATCCTGTCCGGCGAGTTCGAGCCTGGAACTCCGCTCACCGAGACCGGACTGTCGGAGAAATTCGGAGTAGCCCGACCGACGGTACGTTCGGCGCTTCAAGTGCTCACAGCTCGACACCTTGCCGTGCAGTCCGAGGGACGGTCCTTGATCGTCCCCGCTCTCGATATCGCGGACGTCCGGGATCTGTACTTCGTTCGACTGCCTCTCGAACTCGAATGTGTATCGGCCATAGTCGAGCGCAACCTGACGCTCGACGAGGCACAGGCGCAGTTGAGCGCCATGGAACAACTTCCGGACACCGCCGACTGGGTCCGACGGGTCGAGGCCCACACCGCGTTCCACGTCGCGATCGTCGACGCCGTCGGGAGTACTCGACTGAGCCGGGTCTACTCGACGCTGCAGGACGAGATCCAGCTGTGCCTGGCGCAGATCAAGGACTCCTATCCACAGCGTGAGGAGTTGACGAACGAGCACCGCGCGTTGCTCGACGACCTCCGATCCGGCGACCTGGAACGTGCGCGGTCGCAGATGCGCGCCCACTTGGGGGGCGCCGTCACCAACTTCACAAGGCACAGTTCGAGCTGA
- a CDS encoding IclR family transcriptional regulator, whose translation MAGNTRNPGQSVSSRLLAILAVFDETRPSLSLSNIANGSGLAPATAHRLVAELVEWGALVRTDSGEYVVGRRLWKLGMLAPDQADLREVASPFLHDIYGATLATVHLAIRDGDQVLYLDRLAGHASVPAVSRVGSRLPLHATGVGKVLLAFAPAEVRERVLGSLTRLTPYTVVHPGTLASELRRVHRDGYAKTVEEMTLGACSVAVPIRRRDDEVVAALGIVVPNLGRDRATLVAALQVAAQGIRRSFH comes from the coding sequence GTGGCGGGAAACACGAGGAATCCCGGGCAATCGGTGTCGTCGCGGTTGCTCGCCATCCTTGCTGTCTTCGACGAGACGCGCCCGTCTCTCTCCCTGTCGAACATCGCGAACGGATCCGGCCTCGCGCCGGCGACCGCGCACCGGTTGGTGGCCGAACTCGTCGAATGGGGAGCGCTGGTCCGTACCGATTCGGGTGAGTACGTCGTCGGGAGGCGGTTGTGGAAGCTCGGCATGCTCGCCCCCGATCAGGCCGACCTGAGGGAAGTAGCGTCACCGTTTCTACACGACATCTACGGCGCGACCCTCGCGACGGTTCACCTCGCGATCCGTGACGGGGACCAGGTGCTCTACCTCGACCGGCTTGCGGGACACGCTTCGGTGCCCGCGGTGAGTCGCGTCGGTTCGCGCCTTCCGCTGCACGCGACCGGGGTGGGCAAAGTGCTGTTGGCGTTCGCGCCCGCAGAGGTGAGAGAACGCGTGCTCGGCTCATTGACCCGTCTCACCCCCTACACGGTCGTGCACCCCGGCACGCTCGCAAGCGAGCTCCGTCGCGTACACCGTGACGGGTATGCCAAAACTGTCGAGGAAATGACTCTGGGTGCATGTTCGGTGGCGGTTCCGATTCGTCGGCGCGACGACGAGGTGGTCGCGGCGCTAGGAATCGTGGTGCCGAACCTTGGCCGTGACCGCGCCACATTGGTCGCGGCGTTGCAGGTCGCGGCGCAGGGTATTCGCCGGAGTTTTCACTGA
- a CDS encoding histidine kinase, with product MELGRHVEDLRRQLMQTAESGTEDTRAVAERLVAGLDAATRMVILDVLSTAVGEITRDLAPGSVDIRLRGRDVEFVVTQPVADSEERAVSPVDLDDASTSRTTLRLPDSLKSRVDDAASADGLSVNTWLVRAVADALQPKQRRSAQRTLRKGDNFAGWVR from the coding sequence ATGGAATTGGGACGGCACGTCGAGGATTTGCGGCGTCAACTCATGCAGACCGCCGAGAGCGGTACCGAGGACACCCGTGCTGTTGCGGAGCGTCTGGTCGCCGGTCTGGACGCAGCAACTCGAATGGTCATCCTCGACGTTCTGTCGACTGCGGTCGGGGAGATCACCCGGGACCTCGCGCCCGGCTCCGTCGATATCCGGCTCCGTGGGCGCGACGTCGAGTTCGTCGTCACACAACCCGTGGCCGACAGTGAAGAACGTGCGGTGTCGCCCGTAGACCTCGATGACGCGAGTACTTCGCGCACGACGCTCCGCCTACCGGACAGCCTCAAATCACGCGTCGACGATGCCGCGTCGGCAGATGGGTTGTCCGTCAACACCTGGCTCGTGCGGGCGGTCGCGGACGCGCTCCAACCCAAGCAGCGACGATCTGCGCAGCGAACCCTTCGCAAGGGGGACAACTTCGCCGGCTGGGTGCGCTGA
- a CDS encoding alpha-hydroxy acid oxidase, translated as MTQRHLPKIRDLAPLMQFQKPSFDFKANRLAKAQTVYDLRKIAQRRTPRAAFDYTEGAAEAEISLRRARQAFEDIEFTPSVLRNVANVSTGWDVLGAPVALPFGIAPTGFTRLMHTEGEIGGAHAAAKHGIPFSLSTMGTTAIEDVKAANPSGRNWFQLYMWKDRDRSMALVDRAAHAGFDTLLVTVDVPVAGARLRDRRNGFSIPPQLTLGTVVNAIPRPWWWYDFLTTDTLSFASLDKWSGTVGELLDTMFDPTVNFDDLRWIKEQWPGKIVVKGIQNIADAKKVVDVGVDGIILSNHGGRQLDRAPIPFHLLPEVVKEVGSEYEIHVDTGIMSGADVVAAIALGARFTLLGRAYLYGLMAGGEDGVNRMIEIVGEQVSRTMRLLGVSSLEELTPAHVTQLVRLAPRALTTR; from the coding sequence ATGACTCAGCGCCACCTGCCCAAAATTCGCGATCTCGCACCGCTTATGCAGTTCCAGAAACCGAGTTTCGACTTCAAGGCCAACCGCCTCGCGAAGGCACAAACCGTCTACGACTTGCGCAAAATCGCGCAACGACGCACTCCACGAGCGGCATTCGACTACACCGAAGGCGCCGCCGAAGCCGAAATCTCACTTCGTCGGGCTCGTCAGGCATTCGAGGACATCGAATTCACGCCCTCGGTACTGCGCAATGTCGCGAACGTCTCGACCGGGTGGGATGTTCTCGGCGCTCCGGTAGCACTGCCGTTCGGTATCGCACCCACCGGCTTCACCCGGCTGATGCACACCGAGGGTGAAATCGGAGGTGCGCACGCGGCCGCGAAGCACGGCATCCCGTTTTCGTTGTCCACCATGGGCACTACCGCCATCGAGGACGTCAAAGCTGCAAACCCATCGGGACGCAATTGGTTTCAGTTGTACATGTGGAAGGACCGTGATCGTTCCATGGCGCTCGTCGATCGGGCAGCGCACGCCGGATTCGATACACTTCTCGTCACCGTCGATGTTCCGGTAGCAGGAGCGCGCCTGCGTGACAGACGAAATGGCTTCTCCATCCCTCCGCAGCTGACTCTCGGCACCGTCGTCAACGCCATTCCGCGCCCATGGTGGTGGTACGACTTTCTGACCACAGACACGCTGTCGTTCGCATCTCTCGACAAGTGGTCCGGAACCGTCGGCGAACTTCTGGATACGATGTTCGACCCCACGGTCAATTTCGACGACCTGCGCTGGATCAAGGAACAGTGGCCGGGAAAAATCGTCGTCAAGGGAATCCAGAACATCGCCGACGCTAAGAAGGTCGTCGATGTAGGGGTCGACGGCATCATCCTCTCCAACCACGGTGGCCGCCAACTGGATCGAGCGCCCATTCCCTTCCACTTGCTGCCCGAGGTCGTGAAGGAGGTCGGCAGCGAGTACGAAATTCATGTCGACACCGGCATCATGTCGGGAGCGGACGTCGTAGCTGCAATCGCTCTCGGTGCACGCTTCACTCTTCTCGGACGGGCCTACCTGTACGGCCTCATGGCAGGCGGGGAGGACGGGGTGAACCGCATGATCGAGATTGTCGGTGAGCAGGTGAGCAGGACGATGCGACTCCTCGGCGTCAGTTCGCTCGAGGAACTCACTCCGGCGCATGTCACCCAGCTGGTTCGGCTTGCCCCGCGGGCGCTCACGACTCGGTGA
- a CDS encoding alpha/beta fold hydrolase, with amino-acid sequence MTMRHDVAGTGPTLVLVHGVVHRRQAWNSVVDLLTPYRTVVTVDLLGHGESPALDMSGPDLLGQVIDALSALVAEFETPDARVHIAGNSLGGWLALALACRGHVASATALSPAGFFVNDADRRRAIGTFQALRKITRGMGDHAPKLLSYKAVRYPAISAFFAHPSRVSYDDAVVDAASLLSNALVDKGLDATFELPVATEPHVPITIAWGRRDLVLPIYQMARAKKNLPHARFVTVPGVGHVPMTDNPELIASILLSGSESPAVP; translated from the coding sequence ATGACAATGCGCCACGACGTCGCAGGCACCGGCCCTACACTGGTACTCGTCCACGGGGTGGTGCATCGCAGGCAGGCCTGGAATTCGGTCGTCGACTTGCTGACGCCGTACCGCACGGTGGTTACCGTGGATCTCCTCGGCCACGGCGAATCGCCAGCCCTCGACATGAGCGGGCCCGATCTGCTCGGACAAGTAATCGATGCCCTCAGTGCACTGGTCGCCGAGTTCGAGACACCCGACGCACGAGTCCACATCGCCGGCAACTCGCTCGGCGGATGGTTGGCGCTGGCCCTCGCGTGCCGCGGACACGTCGCCTCGGCCACTGCACTCTCGCCCGCCGGTTTCTTCGTCAACGACGCCGACCGCCGCCGTGCCATCGGCACGTTCCAAGCGCTTCGAAAAATCACCCGCGGAATGGGCGATCATGCACCGAAGCTGCTGTCGTACAAAGCTGTACGCTATCCGGCGATCTCTGCATTCTTCGCTCATCCCAGCCGAGTATCCTACGACGACGCCGTCGTCGACGCCGCCTCACTACTGTCGAACGCATTGGTAGACAAGGGTCTCGACGCCACGTTCGAGCTACCGGTCGCAACGGAACCACATGTGCCCATCACCATCGCATGGGGTCGGCGCGACCTCGTACTGCCGATCTATCAGATGGCGCGAGCAAAGAAGAATCTTCCGCATGCTCGATTCGTCACGGTACCTGGCGTCGGACACGTCCCGATGACCGACAATCCCGAACTGATCGCATCAATTCTATTGTCCGGCAGCGAGTCCCCAGCGGTACCGTGA
- a CDS encoding ABC transporter permease produces the protein MTTIEAATSPNAGASRITHTFLDAITMLRRNLLHMVRYPGLTVFVIGAPVVFLLLFVFVFGGALGAGLPGVDSAGGRTAYVTYVVPGILAMTIAGTAGGIATTVAMDMTEGITARFRTMAISRASVLAGHVLGNTVQAIIGVVVVLGVALLVGFRPSAGPVDALAAAGLIAAIAFAVSWLAVAMGMAAKSVETASNTPMLLLLLPFLGSGFVPTDTMPTWLQWFAQYQPFTPFVETIRGLLLGTDAGWNPALALGWCVVITAVGYAWSMAIYERRSVR, from the coding sequence ATGACCACCATCGAAGCTGCGACGTCGCCGAATGCCGGTGCCAGCAGAATCACGCACACGTTCCTCGACGCGATCACTATGTTGCGTCGAAACTTGTTGCACATGGTGCGCTACCCAGGTCTGACAGTGTTCGTGATCGGGGCGCCGGTGGTGTTTCTGCTGCTGTTCGTCTTCGTCTTCGGTGGGGCACTGGGCGCAGGGTTACCCGGAGTGGACTCGGCCGGTGGGCGGACTGCCTATGTCACCTATGTCGTTCCAGGGATCTTGGCGATGACGATTGCCGGAACGGCCGGAGGTATTGCAACCACGGTTGCGATGGACATGACCGAGGGCATCACTGCGAGGTTCCGGACGATGGCGATCTCGAGGGCATCGGTGCTTGCCGGGCACGTCCTCGGCAACACAGTGCAAGCGATCATCGGAGTGGTAGTCGTGCTCGGCGTTGCACTACTGGTCGGATTTCGTCCCAGCGCAGGACCGGTGGATGCACTCGCCGCCGCCGGGTTGATCGCGGCTATCGCGTTCGCGGTCAGCTGGTTGGCTGTCGCGATGGGGATGGCAGCGAAGTCGGTGGAAACGGCAAGCAACACGCCGATGTTGCTGTTGTTGCTCCCATTCCTCGGTAGTGGTTTCGTACCGACCGACACCATGCCGACATGGTTGCAGTGGTTCGCTCAGTACCAGCCGTTCACACCGTTCGTCGAGACTATCCGCGGATTGTTGCTCGGTACCGACGCGGGCTGGAATCCGGCACTCGCACTGGGGTGGTGTGTCGTGATCACCGCCGTCGGGTACGCATGGTCGATGGCAATCTACGAGCGCCGATCCGTCCGCTGA
- a CDS encoding 4-hydroxybenzoate 3-monooxygenase: MRTEVAIIGAGPAGLLLSHLLAEQGVESVLIETRSQEYVLSRIRAGILEHSTVQLLDDIGLGTRLHAEGQQHRGIYLQWPEERHNIDFTDLVGRSVWVYGQTEVTKDLVAAREAAGQQIYYEVTDTALHDIESDSPFVTFTDSSGTQVRLDASVVAGCDGSFGPSRAAMPDSVRQVWERTYPYSWLGVLADVAPSTDELIYAWHPDGFAMHSMRSSTVSRLYLQVPNGTDVSTWSDDRIWDALSTRLGHGQDGWELTPGPITEKSVLPMRSYVQTPMRHGRLFLAGDAAHIVPPTGAKGLNLAVADVALLAPALAALLRKNDDTLANSYSDDALRRVWRCTHFSWWMTTMLHTAEDPFDAQLQLSQLRWVASSEAGATGLAENYAGLPIGF, encoded by the coding sequence ATGCGAACTGAAGTTGCCATCATCGGTGCCGGCCCGGCCGGCTTGCTCCTCTCTCACCTGCTTGCCGAGCAAGGAGTGGAGTCGGTTCTGATCGAGACCAGGTCGCAGGAGTACGTGCTGTCACGTATCCGCGCGGGCATTCTCGAACATTCGACCGTCCAGCTTCTCGATGACATCGGTCTCGGAACACGGTTGCACGCCGAAGGTCAACAACATCGAGGCATCTACCTGCAGTGGCCGGAGGAGCGTCACAACATCGACTTCACGGACCTCGTCGGGCGGAGCGTGTGGGTCTACGGCCAGACCGAGGTGACCAAGGACCTCGTTGCGGCACGCGAAGCAGCCGGTCAGCAGATCTACTACGAAGTGACCGATACTGCCTTGCACGACATCGAAAGTGACTCGCCCTTCGTCACGTTCACCGATTCGTCCGGTACTCAGGTCCGCCTCGACGCGTCGGTCGTGGCTGGGTGCGACGGTTCGTTCGGCCCGAGCAGAGCGGCAATGCCGGACAGTGTGCGTCAGGTATGGGAGCGCACCTACCCGTATTCGTGGCTAGGCGTGCTCGCCGACGTCGCTCCGTCGACCGACGAACTCATCTACGCCTGGCACCCGGATGGTTTCGCGATGCACTCCATGCGGTCGTCGACGGTCAGCAGGTTGTATCTGCAGGTGCCGAACGGGACCGACGTGAGTACGTGGTCCGATGACCGGATCTGGGATGCGTTGTCCACCAGGCTCGGTCACGGACAGGACGGATGGGAGCTGACGCCGGGTCCGATCACCGAGAAGAGCGTCCTGCCGATGCGTAGCTATGTGCAGACGCCGATGCGTCACGGCAGGTTGTTCTTGGCCGGGGATGCCGCGCACATCGTGCCGCCGACCGGAGCGAAGGGACTCAATCTAGCGGTCGCCGACGTCGCGCTGCTGGCACCTGCGTTGGCAGCGTTGCTTCGAAAGAACGACGACACTCTGGCGAACTCGTACAGCGACGACGCTCTTCGCCGTGTCTGGCGGTGCACGCACTTTTCGTGGTGGATGACCACGATGCTGCACACCGCCGAGGATCCGTTCGATGCGCAGCTGCAGCTCTCGCAGTTGCGATGGGTCGCGAGCAGCGAGGCGGGAGCAACCGGACTTGCCGAGAACTACGCGGGCCTACCCATTGGGTTCTGA
- a CDS encoding haloacid dehalogenase type II, which translates to MDLSAYDALSFDCYGTLIDWESGITAVLAPWAREVGLALGDDELLATYGPNEARAQISSPTALYPEILADAFRGTGEDLGVTVSDQWAQRLGSSVPDWPAFPDSHDALASLAESYTLIILSNVHHAGFAGSNARLDVQFDRIITAQDVGAYKPAPNHFEALDATLTELQTPKDRLLHVAQSLFHDHVPAKTHGLESVWINRRHDRSGWGATPEPTGEFTYALEFPSMRAFAEAAQEAR; encoded by the coding sequence ATGGACCTCTCCGCCTACGACGCTTTGAGCTTCGATTGCTACGGCACCCTCATCGACTGGGAAAGCGGCATCACTGCCGTGTTGGCGCCGTGGGCGCGAGAGGTGGGGCTCGCCTTGGGCGACGACGAACTGCTGGCGACCTATGGGCCCAACGAAGCACGGGCCCAGATCTCCTCACCCACAGCGCTGTATCCCGAGATCCTCGCCGACGCCTTTCGCGGCACCGGCGAGGATCTCGGCGTGACGGTGTCGGATCAGTGGGCACAGCGACTGGGAAGTTCGGTCCCGGACTGGCCCGCGTTTCCCGACAGCCATGACGCACTCGCCTCGCTCGCCGAGAGCTACACGCTCATCATTCTGTCCAACGTCCATCACGCGGGGTTCGCCGGCAGCAACGCCCGACTGGACGTGCAATTCGACCGGATCATCACCGCCCAGGACGTCGGCGCGTACAAACCCGCCCCGAACCACTTCGAGGCGCTCGACGCGACCCTGACCGAGCTACAGACCCCCAAGGATCGACTGCTCCACGTCGCCCAGAGCCTGTTCCACGATCACGTTCCTGCGAAAACCCATGGCCTCGAATCGGTGTGGATCAACCGTCGCCATGATCGATCCGGCTGGGGCGCAACACCCGAGCCCACGGGCGAGTTCACCTACGCACTCGAATTCCCGTCCATGCGCGCGTTCGCCGAGGCGGCGCAGGAAGCACGATGA